From Mugil cephalus isolate CIBA_MC_2020 chromosome 4, CIBA_Mcephalus_1.1, whole genome shotgun sequence:
aagatcAGACATTGTTTGCAGGATCCCAACAAAACTGTAACTTTGGAAAgacattttgattaaaaataattataataccCAGCAGATCTCCTTTTAAGTTGGACATCTCAAATTGTCTTTGCAACACATCCACAAGTTACACTTAATTTCTGCAGGactccaaaataaaatgtatttctgtgaatttatttatttttgaattacaGTTACATTTTGCAGTTGCTCAAGTCAAGTAATATATTACGTCAAAAATGTATTGGTTATATACAAGAAAGTGTTACGTTTTGACAGTGTGTTGTATATGTTAACCattgtctttcttttgttttaacaatTCACAGGTTTTACTGTGATTATTGTGACACTTATCTGACGCATGACTCGGTAAGTTTTGTTTGTATCAAATTGTTGAAAATCTTCAGAGAATTTCCATTTATCGTGCTCCAAATAAAGATGCAtcattttcccccctcttttctGTTTAAGCCGTCTGTGAGGAAGACCCACTGCAGCGGgcgaaaacacaaagaaaatgtaaaagattACTACcagaaatggatggaggagCAGGCTCAAAGCCTGATCGATAAAACAAGTAAGCAGATAATAGTTTAAAAATAGTACACGGTTTGGTTTGAAGGCTTCCtggctttttttaaatgttcagactCTCAGCTTAAGTTAAACCTGCAACTGCACTTGCACTTTATACCACACCAGCTCACTGGGAGCCTCCTCTGAGATTTCAAACCACTAATCCACATATGAAAAAGCAAGGCTAATGTTTGGTGTCGTCCACTGTCgaataattatttgttttacagacTGCGTTCTtgttcaaaacaaaaagtgattccacatgaaatatttgtcgATGTCTTTTCTCCCGACAGCGGCTGCATTTCAGCAGGGAAAGATTCCTCCCACACCGTTCCCCGGTGGCCCTCCCCCTGGTGAGTCCATCGCCTTTCAGcagtaatttaatttacaaactATAAAATGAGCGCTGGTAAACCTTTACGTTCCCGCAGGACGTAACGGCTAATTCAAATGGATAGTGCTGCATTTCTTAGCCATGTGTAAGGCCCTGCTTTAAGCACGTCAGAGACACATGTTGATTTGTTGCCAAAATCAAATCAGAATTTgcaaattcaaaaaaacaaatgaaagatgTTGAGAAACAATAATCCTACTCATAAATTAGTTTTACATGATTTTGTGTCAGAGTTTTCTCTTCAGTCGGCTCAAATTAAACTCAAAATATTTCACCCACTGAGACTCACAtgaatctgatctgatgttGTGTAATACAGGTGGTCCTCCTCGCCCTGGCATGCTACCAACACCCCCGATGGGAGGTCCTCCTATGATGCCTATGATGGGGCCCCCACCACATGGGATGATGCCCGGTGGACCTGGTAAGAAACGTGTTCTTTTTCAAGCTCCAGTAACATTTAAAAGGGGATTTCAGACAAAAAGCCAGTCACCAAACAGTCACCACAAGTTTGCATTAGTTCAGTTTGTTTAGAGAGGAGGCTTTGACCGTGCAGGGTTTCATCTGTTTGTGCAACTCCGCTTCCTGTTCACACAAAcagatgtttaaataataattctcttcatttcttcctcacacatgaaacaggctgattgaaaacaaaagcagtttcCCCTTCAGTTCCTGTGCTTAATAATCGTTGTGTCCTCTGTTTCTGAAATGATATTTAGTTATCATAAGAGTTATCATGTTATTTTGATAAGATTTGCAGCATGTTTgtatgaatataaatgaaatatcgTTTTTACTCTCTTTATTCTATGAAGCTCTGAATGGCGATGCACTATTTTCCTGACATTTTACAGATTGCATGATAAAttgataattaaattaattcttaGTCGCAACAACAGGGATTAAAACTAAAGTCAAACAAATCCCAGTTTGCACAGACACAGTATTGCAGTGCTCTAATGGTTTACTTGATATCTGATAAAAGATTACTCTCTTAGACAGGTTATTCTGAATAATTTGTACTAAATGCGTAGATGTGACTCTTTATGTAAAGCGGTTGTCGTACCAACAACTAAGGTGCATGTTTCAACCCTGTGACATGTAGGAGGCATGAGGCCGCCCATGGGAGGACCGATGCAGATGATGCCAGGGCCGCCACACATGATGCGTCACCCTCGGCCGATGATGATGCCGGTCAGGCCGGGCATGATGCGACCGGACAGATAAGGCCGAGCGGACGTTGTGCGTCCTTTGTTGCCACGAACAGACGCTGTGTAGTGAGGACACTTGGATTTCTAAATGCGACTTTTTTTAAACGCCAACTCTGCCTCCCTTCCACCTGCAACATAAGTTTCCAATTATCAGTTTATTACTTTAGTTTCTGGTATTTATTACTATTCACCTCATTTGAAGTAAACTCGGATTCCCTTatacaaaccttttttttttttttgaacaaatcctCTAATTTCACATGTTCTCACTGACGTACTGTTCAGGCCACAGGtcggggaggaaaaaacacgTTTGATTTGACaatatttgttgttgctttgtgtttttcagtagattttaaatgttttcttttatattcCATTGCATTgttttgagaaataaaacagtgattTCAAACCTGTTTCTGTTAGATTCTGCTTCGCGTCAGCAGCGAATTTAACGATTTAATCATTCTGACCTCTCAAGTCACTAAATGTAACATGCTGATAACCGTCTTAACGTGATAATTTGAGACTTCAGAGTGAGGGGAGGTTTCAATCGAGCCCAGTTTATACGAGCACAGACACCTTGGgaagagctctaacgaggcagTGTGAGTGAAAACACCTGGATGTGCAGGCGAATCTCAATGAGGCACGACTCAAAATTGA
This genomic window contains:
- the snrpc gene encoding U1 small nuclear ribonucleoprotein C, producing the protein MPKFYCDYCDTYLTHDSPSVRKTHCSGRKHKENVKDYYQKWMEEQAQSLIDKTTAAFQQGKIPPTPFPGGPPPGGPPRPGMLPTPPMGGPPMMPMMGPPPHGMMPGGPGGMRPPMGGPMQMMPGPPHMMRHPRPMMMPVRPGMMRPDR